The proteins below come from a single Microbacterium sp. SLBN-154 genomic window:
- a CDS encoding flavoprotein — MSASEYLPASTPDLTALEGRRIVVMGTAAPGAAFLPSWLGWMAQVAPDIELRIVLTRSARAFVGPTALRTFTGAAPIIDDWETADGAALHVDLAQWAEGWLIHPATMNLVSRLAAGLCDSPAVLAMQSTLAPIVVAASAPPGFVDTPVWQKYTRELGDRPHVRLLEPLTGVSAFDPSIAGSPPAMFPHAASVLAEAIIRHDTKTEVGVP; from the coding sequence GTGAGCGCGTCCGAGTACCTCCCCGCCTCCACCCCCGATCTCACCGCGCTCGAGGGTCGCCGGATCGTCGTGATGGGCACCGCCGCGCCCGGCGCGGCCTTCCTGCCGTCGTGGCTCGGCTGGATGGCGCAGGTCGCCCCCGACATCGAACTGCGGATCGTCCTCACCCGCTCGGCCCGCGCGTTCGTGGGACCCACGGCGCTTCGCACCTTCACCGGCGCCGCGCCGATCATCGACGACTGGGAGACGGCCGACGGTGCGGCTCTGCACGTCGACCTCGCCCAGTGGGCGGAGGGCTGGCTCATCCACCCGGCGACGATGAACCTCGTCTCGCGACTGGCGGCCGGCCTCTGCGACTCACCCGCGGTTCTGGCGATGCAGTCCACGCTCGCCCCGATCGTCGTCGCGGCGTCCGCCCCGCCGGGGTTCGTCGACACCCCGGTCTGGCAGAAGTACACGCGGGAGCTGGGCGACCGGCCCCATGTGCGCCTGCTCGAACCGCTGACGGGGGTGAGCGCCTTCGACCCGAGCATCGCCGGATCGCCACCGGCCATGTTCCCCCACGCGGCGTCGGTGCTGGCCGAGGCCATCATCCGGCACGACACGAAGACGGAGGTGGGGGTCCCGTGA
- a CDS encoding ABC transporter ATP-binding protein, with product MTLLMDTQHRHDSAPTAPVIRVSGLTMTYGTRRVLDGIDLEIGMREKIAILGPNGAGKSTLVETLEGIRRPSSGEVTVLGEVPSTAPEAWKSRIGIVLQSWRDHGTWRVIDILRYVAAGHRTVGRDDLRDPAEMLAAVGLADRSRQLIRTLSGGQRRRLDVACALISRPDVLFLDEPTTGFDPSARRSFHELMDSIAETTTIIWATHDLSEAQRMCDRILVLDGGAIVADGSPDDLRAAMAGRTTVTWRDGEGRHSREVDDPRALLAALSADPSAVDVEVRRGTLEDAYLAIVARAEASDQSEQKEAS from the coding sequence ATGACCCTGCTGATGGACACGCAACACCGGCACGACTCCGCCCCGACCGCCCCGGTGATCCGGGTGTCGGGACTGACGATGACCTACGGCACCCGTCGAGTGCTCGACGGGATCGATCTCGAGATCGGGATGCGCGAGAAGATCGCGATCCTCGGCCCGAACGGGGCCGGGAAGAGCACGCTCGTCGAGACGCTCGAGGGCATCCGCCGCCCCTCGTCGGGCGAGGTGACGGTGCTGGGCGAGGTCCCTTCCACCGCGCCCGAGGCCTGGAAGTCGCGCATCGGCATCGTGCTGCAGTCCTGGCGCGACCACGGGACGTGGCGGGTGATCGACATCCTGCGCTACGTCGCCGCCGGACATCGCACCGTCGGTCGCGACGACCTCCGCGACCCGGCCGAGATGCTTGCCGCCGTCGGCCTCGCCGACCGCTCCCGCCAGCTCATCCGCACCCTCTCGGGTGGCCAGCGGCGTCGGCTCGACGTCGCGTGCGCCCTGATCAGTCGGCCCGACGTCCTCTTCCTCGACGAGCCGACGACCGGATTCGACCCGAGCGCCCGCCGCTCGTTCCATGAGCTGATGGACTCCATCGCCGAGACCACCACCATCATCTGGGCGACGCACGACCTCAGCGAGGCGCAGCGCATGTGCGATCGGATCCTCGTGCTCGACGGCGGCGCGATCGTCGCCGACGGTTCACCCGACGACCTGCGCGCGGCCATGGCCGGCCGCACGACCGTGACCTGGCGCGACGGCGAGGGGCGGCACAGCCGGGAGGTCGACGACCCCCGCGCGCTCCTGGCCGCCCTCTCGGCCGACCCGTCCGCCGTCGACGTCGAAGTGCGCCGCGGCACCCTCGAAGACGCCTACCTCGCCATCGTCGCCCGCGCGGAGGCATCAGACCAGTCCGAACAGAAGGAGGCGTCATGA
- a CDS encoding ABC transporter permease — MTTQALPRRIHLGGVLSAGLLQARIELVNRFTRWGAIGYLFPPIVLLTVFSLVDIEATIGVDGVRAIVAGLAAALLFVTGFVGIASELITEQDDGTMLRVRMLPHGLSAHLIGKVVMLLVTGLLSMMLILVPTHVVVAPVLPDSVTGWLGFLGVALLAIAATVPLGAIAGSIFRSPLAIFPASLLAYAMLGISGVIFPLDDAPGWLQVVAQIFPVAGLAALARGVLLPTAAPLEGMDLALAIGVPVLWAIVGLLLVPRALRAMTRRQSGSRLDQIRIRREQRGY, encoded by the coding sequence ATGACCACTCAGGCCCTGCCCCGCCGCATCCATCTCGGCGGCGTCCTCAGCGCCGGCCTGCTGCAGGCCCGCATCGAACTCGTGAACCGCTTCACCCGGTGGGGTGCGATCGGCTATCTGTTCCCACCGATCGTCCTGCTGACCGTGTTCAGCCTCGTCGACATCGAGGCGACCATCGGCGTCGACGGGGTGCGGGCGATCGTCGCCGGGCTCGCGGCGGCTCTGCTGTTCGTCACGGGGTTCGTCGGCATCGCCAGCGAGCTGATCACCGAGCAGGATGACGGCACGATGCTGCGTGTGCGGATGCTGCCGCACGGGCTGTCGGCCCACCTCATCGGGAAGGTGGTCATGCTGCTGGTCACCGGGCTGTTGTCGATGATGCTCATCCTCGTTCCCACCCACGTCGTCGTGGCCCCCGTGCTCCCCGACTCCGTCACCGGGTGGCTCGGATTCCTGGGCGTGGCCCTCCTCGCCATCGCCGCGACCGTGCCGCTGGGCGCGATCGCCGGCAGCATCTTCAGATCCCCGCTGGCGATCTTCCCCGCCTCGCTCCTTGCCTACGCGATGCTCGGGATCTCGGGAGTGATCTTCCCGCTCGACGATGCGCCGGGATGGCTGCAGGTGGTGGCGCAGATCTTCCCGGTCGCCGGGCTCGCCGCTCTCGCCCGCGGCGTGCTGCTGCCCACGGCGGCACCTCTGGAGGGCATGGACCTGGCCCTCGCGATCGGCGTGCCGGTGCTCTGGGCGATCGTCGGCCTGCTGCTCGTGCCGCGGGCCCTGCGGGCGATGACCCGGCGTCAGTCGGGGTCGCGCCTGGACCAGATCCGCATCCGCCGCGAGCAGCGAGGCTACTGA
- a CDS encoding carotenoid oxygenase family protein: MSAGTTSQGFAAGFGESPEVAIDDVPVRGILPDWLEGSLLRNGPGSFQVGERRYRHWFDGLAMLHRFTVSSGRVSYQNRFLETEAYRAARDEGRIAFPEFATDPCRSLFARAMAVFDPQPTDSAKVNIAKVAEKFLALAETPIQVEFDPVTLKTVGVTGWDTSNFGRMTTVHPQLDDARGEAINLVTRFNASSQYVFRHLDTATPGATPTTLARRRVGEPGYIHSFGMSERYLVLAEFPLVVNPVSLLLWLKPYIENFRWKPERGTKFHIFDRQTGAHVKTVTSPAFFAFHHVNAYDDGGDVVVDLVGYDDASVIEAFYLHRLEEPDARIPPGTLRRFRLPLRGGGKTVTGEQISPTPIELPSLDYARMNTRPDHRYVYGVSLGDEPGFYDRLVKIDNVSRTTTTWRAEACYPGEGVFVGRPGREAEDDGVVLSVVLDAAAETSFLLVLDAASFTEIARAELPHAVLHGYHGQFYGEVRPT; this comes from the coding sequence GTGAGCGCCGGGACGACGTCGCAGGGCTTCGCCGCCGGGTTCGGCGAGAGCCCTGAGGTCGCGATCGACGACGTGCCGGTTCGCGGCATCCTTCCCGACTGGCTGGAGGGGTCGCTCCTGCGCAACGGCCCCGGGTCGTTCCAGGTGGGTGAGCGGCGCTACCGGCACTGGTTCGACGGTCTGGCGATGCTCCACCGGTTCACCGTTTCGAGCGGCCGGGTGTCGTATCAGAACCGGTTCCTCGAGACGGAGGCCTATCGCGCGGCGCGCGACGAGGGGCGCATCGCCTTCCCCGAGTTCGCCACCGACCCGTGCCGGTCGCTCTTCGCGCGCGCGATGGCGGTGTTCGACCCCCAGCCCACCGACAGCGCGAAGGTCAACATCGCCAAGGTGGCCGAGAAGTTCCTCGCCCTGGCCGAGACGCCGATCCAGGTCGAGTTCGACCCGGTGACCCTCAAGACCGTCGGGGTGACCGGGTGGGACACGTCGAATTTCGGACGGATGACGACGGTGCACCCTCAGCTGGATGACGCGCGGGGCGAGGCGATCAACCTCGTCACGCGCTTCAACGCCTCGAGCCAGTACGTCTTCCGCCATCTCGACACCGCCACCCCCGGGGCCACCCCCACGACGCTCGCGCGTCGGCGGGTGGGCGAACCCGGCTACATCCACTCCTTCGGCATGTCGGAGCGCTACCTCGTGCTCGCGGAGTTCCCCCTCGTGGTGAACCCCGTCTCGCTCCTGCTGTGGCTGAAGCCGTACATCGAGAACTTCCGGTGGAAGCCCGAGCGCGGGACGAAGTTCCACATCTTCGACCGGCAGACCGGCGCACACGTGAAGACCGTCACCTCGCCGGCCTTCTTCGCCTTCCACCACGTCAACGCCTACGACGACGGCGGCGATGTCGTGGTCGACCTCGTCGGCTACGACGACGCGTCGGTGATCGAGGCGTTCTACCTCCACCGGCTCGAAGAGCCCGACGCGCGGATTCCTCCCGGCACCCTGCGCCGATTCCGCCTGCCCCTCCGGGGCGGGGGGAAGACCGTGACCGGCGAGCAGATCTCGCCGACGCCGATCGAGCTGCCGAGCCTCGACTACGCCCGGATGAACACCCGGCCCGACCACCGCTACGTCTACGGCGTCAGCCTCGGCGACGAGCCGGGCTTCTACGACCGCCTGGTGAAGATCGACAACGTCAGCCGCACCACGACGACCTGGCGAGCCGAGGCCTGCTACCCGGGAGAGGGCGTCTTCGTCGGACGCCCGGGGCGCGAGGCCGAGGACGACGGTGTGGTGCTGTCTGTGGTGCTGGACGCCGCGGCGGAGACGTCGTTCCTCCTGGTGCTCGACGCCGCCTCGTTCACCGAGATCGCCCGCGCCGAGCTCCCCCACGCGGTGTTGCACGGCTACCACGGCCAGTTCTACGGCGAAGTCCGCCCCACCTGA
- the crtI gene encoding phytoene desaturase family protein, which produces MTAGGARVVVVGAGFGGLAAAARLAAAGHEVTVLEKRDLIGGRAYRYDINGFRFDGGPTVLTAPFMFEELFALAGEKLSDHVELVPLDPFYRAFDASGGRFDFRASLDDFREEVARRSPADVTGFDRLQRKISGIFDAFYPYTERSMMQLHVMLRMLPYLLRHGAARGMQHLVNTTVRDPFLRRALAFHPLLIGGDPARTPSLYALIVEFERRWGVHYAIGGTSALVEAIGALVQRLGGTIRCGAEVDRIVHTGGRVTGVRLVDGSEIDADVVVSGADPGATYERLLAGAPQAAPSRMRMRRSTPSMSLHVLYFGADRTWPDTPLAHHNLLLGGDARAVMQRVFRPKARDLEGGAHLKADDLFLYVHVPTRTDASVAPPGCEALYVLVASPALPSHGERSAEAAADEAARVRRLVLDTLDERFLPGLSDHIVAEHAIGPEHFRDVLQTPRGAAFSLQPTLFQSGWFRPHNRSRAIRGLYLVGAGTHPGAGVPAVLASGKIAAGLIGEEYPRVVARRAGDADTTRVADEVPS; this is translated from the coding sequence GTGACCGCCGGGGGCGCGCGCGTCGTCGTCGTGGGCGCCGGGTTCGGGGGGCTCGCCGCCGCCGCCCGTCTCGCCGCAGCCGGACACGAGGTCACCGTCTTGGAGAAGCGCGACCTCATCGGCGGACGCGCGTACCGGTACGACATCAACGGGTTCCGCTTCGACGGCGGGCCCACGGTCCTGACCGCCCCGTTCATGTTCGAGGAGCTGTTCGCCCTCGCCGGGGAGAAGCTGTCCGACCATGTCGAACTGGTACCCCTCGACCCCTTCTACCGCGCGTTCGACGCCTCGGGCGGACGCTTCGACTTCCGGGCATCGCTCGACGACTTCCGCGAGGAAGTGGCTCGCCGCAGCCCCGCCGACGTCACCGGCTTCGACCGGCTGCAGCGCAAGATCAGCGGCATCTTCGACGCGTTCTATCCCTACACCGAGCGTTCGATGATGCAGCTGCACGTCATGCTGCGGATGCTCCCCTACCTCCTGCGACACGGAGCGGCACGCGGCATGCAGCACCTGGTGAACACCACGGTGCGCGACCCGTTCCTGCGGCGCGCCCTGGCGTTCCATCCGCTCCTCATCGGCGGCGACCCGGCTCGCACCCCGTCGCTGTACGCCCTCATCGTGGAGTTCGAGCGCCGCTGGGGGGTGCACTACGCCATCGGCGGCACGAGCGCCCTCGTCGAGGCGATCGGCGCGCTGGTGCAGCGCCTGGGCGGCACCATTCGCTGCGGCGCCGAGGTCGACCGCATCGTCCACACCGGCGGACGGGTCACCGGTGTCCGGCTGGTCGACGGGTCGGAGATCGACGCCGACGTCGTGGTCTCGGGCGCCGATCCCGGCGCCACCTACGAGCGCCTCCTGGCCGGCGCGCCGCAGGCGGCGCCGTCGCGGATGCGGATGCGACGGAGCACGCCGAGCATGTCGCTGCACGTGCTGTACTTCGGCGCCGACCGCACCTGGCCCGACACCCCGCTCGCTCATCACAACCTCCTCCTCGGCGGAGACGCGCGCGCGGTCATGCAGCGCGTCTTCCGTCCGAAAGCCCGCGACCTCGAGGGCGGCGCGCACCTGAAGGCCGACGACCTCTTCCTCTACGTGCACGTGCCGACCCGCACCGACGCCTCGGTCGCGCCGCCCGGGTGCGAGGCCCTGTACGTGCTGGTGGCCTCGCCCGCCCTTCCCTCGCACGGCGAGCGGTCGGCGGAAGCCGCCGCGGACGAGGCCGCCCGCGTGCGCCGTCTCGTGCTCGACACGCTCGACGAGCGGTTCCTCCCCGGCCTGTCCGACCACATCGTCGCCGAGCACGCGATCGGGCCCGAGCACTTCCGCGACGTCCTGCAGACGCCGCGCGGCGCGGCCTTCTCGCTCCAGCCCACCCTCTTCCAGTCGGGCTGGTTCCGCCCGCACAACCGCTCGCGCGCGATCCGCGGTCTCTACCTCGTCGGTGCCGGCACGCACCCCGGCGCCGGAGTGCCGGCGGTGCTCGCCTCGGGCAAGATCGCCGCCGGCCTGATCGGCGAGGAGTACCCCCGTGTCGTCGCCCGCCGCGCCGGTGACGCCGACACGACCCGTGTCGCCGACGAGGTGCCCTCGTGA
- a CDS encoding exodeoxyribonuclease III, translating to MRLATWNVNSIRARVDRIVDFAVRESVDVLAMQEIKCKAEQFPYERFEEAGYQVEAHGFSQWNGVAIASKAPIDGIRTAFPGMPGFAKGHEGPDAPQEARALGARIDGVEVWSLYVPNGRALGDPHYDYKLHWLAALEQYTRDTLAAEPGLPLALVGDFNIAPTDADNGDPAVVPGFSTHVSPPEREAFSALQSAGLTDVVRPLVPAGFTYWDYKRLKFPRNEGMRIDFILGSAGLAEKVTGAQIHRNERKGELPSDHVPVVVDLDLKPPAEEDDDRPMIFG from the coding sequence ATGCGCCTGGCCACCTGGAACGTCAACTCGATCCGCGCCCGCGTCGACCGCATCGTCGACTTCGCCGTCCGCGAGAGCGTCGACGTGCTGGCGATGCAGGAGATCAAGTGCAAGGCCGAGCAGTTCCCCTACGAGCGGTTCGAAGAGGCCGGCTACCAGGTGGAGGCGCACGGGTTCTCGCAGTGGAACGGCGTCGCGATCGCGAGCAAGGCGCCGATCGACGGCATCCGCACCGCCTTCCCGGGGATGCCCGGGTTCGCGAAGGGACATGAAGGTCCGGATGCTCCGCAGGAGGCGCGAGCGCTGGGCGCGCGTATCGACGGGGTCGAGGTGTGGAGTCTGTACGTGCCGAACGGCCGCGCGCTCGGCGACCCGCACTACGACTACAAGCTGCACTGGCTCGCCGCGCTCGAGCAGTACACCCGTGACACCCTCGCCGCAGAGCCCGGTCTGCCGCTGGCGCTCGTCGGCGACTTCAACATCGCCCCCACCGACGCCGACAACGGCGACCCCGCGGTGGTGCCCGGTTTCTCCACGCACGTCTCCCCGCCCGAGCGGGAGGCGTTCTCGGCACTGCAGTCGGCGGGACTCACCGATGTGGTACGACCGCTCGTGCCGGCCGGGTTCACCTATTGGGACTACAAGCGGCTGAAGTTCCCGCGCAACGAGGGGATGCGCATCGACTTCATCCTGGGCTCGGCGGGTCTGGCGGAGAAGGTCACCGGGGCGCAGATCCACCGCAACGAGCGCAAGGGCGAGCTGCCGAGCGACCATGTGCCGGTCGTGGTCGACCTCGACCTGAAGCCACCGGCGGAGGAAGACGACGACCGCCCGATGATCTTCGGCTGA
- the pyrE gene encoding orotate phosphoribosyltransferase has product MTVASTPDLEADRQALIALITDEAVFHGDFTLSSGKKASYYVDMRRLTLDHRAAPAIGRIMLDLIRDVDGVVAVGGLTLGADPIANAVLHESVRAGRPLDAFVVRKEPKDHGRGRQIEGADVAGKRVVVVEDTSTTGQSALKAVEALRREGAEPVAVAVIVDRKTGAQDAVEAAGLRWLAAIDLDDLGLAPQ; this is encoded by the coding sequence GTGACCGTCGCCTCCACTCCCGACCTCGAAGCCGACCGCCAGGCCCTCATCGCCCTCATCACCGACGAGGCGGTGTTCCACGGTGACTTCACGCTCTCAAGCGGGAAGAAGGCGTCGTACTACGTCGATATGCGACGGCTGACACTCGACCACCGGGCGGCTCCCGCGATCGGGCGGATCATGCTGGATCTCATCCGGGATGTCGACGGCGTCGTCGCGGTCGGTGGGCTCACGCTCGGCGCCGACCCGATCGCCAACGCGGTGCTGCACGAGTCGGTGCGCGCGGGGCGCCCGCTCGACGCATTCGTCGTGCGCAAGGAGCCGAAGGACCACGGCCGGGGACGGCAGATCGAGGGCGCGGATGTCGCGGGCAAGCGCGTGGTCGTCGTCGAAGACACCTCCACCACGGGCCAGTCGGCGCTCAAGGCCGTCGAGGCCCTCCGGCGCGAGGGCGCGGAGCCGGTCGCGGTCGCGGTGATCGTCGACCGCAAGACCGGGGCGCAGGATGCCGTCGAGGCGGCCGGGCTGCGATGGCTCGCCGCGATCGACCTCGACGACCTGGGCCTCGCTCCGCAGTAG
- a CDS encoding YdeI/OmpD-associated family protein codes for MGALDDGEQVIAKDAGAWRSWLEQNHRTSRGAWLVRPRPGSDLDLIGYEDAILQALCFGWIDGPVRTFDERTSGLWFAPRRPTSGWAATNKARVARLEAEGLLEEAGIRAIEVAKANGAWSVLDNAEALREPDDLAAALDATPQARAAWDAFPPSSRKFGIGFIDTARRPETRAARIAKIVADATEGKRP; via the coding sequence ATGGGTGCGCTCGACGACGGCGAGCAGGTCATCGCGAAGGATGCCGGGGCGTGGCGCTCGTGGCTGGAACAGAACCACCGCACCTCGCGGGGGGCCTGGCTCGTGCGACCGCGGCCGGGATCGGACCTCGACCTCATCGGCTACGAAGACGCCATCCTCCAGGCCCTGTGCTTCGGCTGGATCGACGGACCGGTGCGTACCTTCGACGAACGCACGAGCGGCCTGTGGTTCGCGCCGCGCCGACCCACCAGCGGCTGGGCGGCGACGAACAAGGCGCGGGTCGCGCGGCTGGAAGCCGAGGGGCTTCTTGAAGAGGCCGGCATCCGCGCGATCGAGGTGGCCAAGGCGAACGGGGCCTGGAGCGTGCTGGACAACGCCGAGGCCCTGCGCGAACCCGACGATCTCGCCGCCGCTCTGGATGCGACACCTCAGGCGCGCGCGGCGTGGGACGCCTTCCCGCCGTCATCCCGCAAGTTCGGCATCGGATTCATCGACACCGCGCGCAGGCCGGAGACCCGGGCCGCGCGCATCGCGAAGATCGTCGCCGACGCGACGGAAGGGAAGCGCCCATGA
- a CDS encoding HAD-IIA family hydrolase, with translation MRTRADIECWLTDMDGVLVHENRPIPGAAELLAQWRDRATPFLVLTNNPIFTPRDLSARLARSGLDVPEERIWTSALATADFLRSQLPGGTAFVIGESGLTTALHEAGFVMTETQPDYVVVGETRQYNFEAITKAIRFINDGARFIITNPDATGPTPHGVVPATGSFAALITRATGKEPYVVGKPNPMMFRSALNRIGAHSETTGMIGDRMDTDVVAGIEAGLHTILVLTGISDQTEIERYPFRPDEVVDSVADLLATEPFESDLAEASDMGALDGL, from the coding sequence ATGCGGACCCGCGCCGATATCGAATGCTGGCTCACCGACATGGACGGAGTCCTCGTCCACGAGAATCGTCCGATCCCCGGCGCCGCCGAGCTGCTCGCGCAATGGCGCGACCGTGCGACGCCCTTCCTCGTCCTCACGAACAACCCGATCTTCACCCCGCGCGATCTGAGCGCCCGGCTGGCGCGATCGGGCCTGGATGTGCCCGAGGAGCGGATCTGGACCTCCGCCCTCGCGACCGCCGATTTCCTCCGCTCGCAGCTCCCCGGCGGCACCGCGTTCGTCATCGGCGAGTCGGGGCTGACGACCGCCCTCCACGAGGCCGGGTTCGTCATGACCGAGACGCAGCCCGACTACGTCGTCGTCGGCGAGACGCGGCAGTACAACTTCGAGGCGATCACCAAGGCGATCCGCTTCATCAACGACGGTGCGCGCTTCATCATCACCAATCCGGATGCCACGGGCCCGACCCCCCACGGAGTGGTCCCTGCCACCGGGTCGTTCGCCGCGCTCATCACCCGCGCGACCGGCAAAGAGCCCTATGTCGTCGGCAAGCCCAATCCGATGATGTTCCGGTCGGCGCTGAACCGCATCGGGGCGCACTCCGAGACCACCGGCATGATCGGCGACCGAATGGACACCGACGTCGTGGCCGGCATCGAGGCGGGTCTCCACACGATCCTGGTGCTCACCGGAATCAGCGACCAGACCGAGATCGAGCGCTACCCGTTCCGACCCGACGAGGTCGTCGACTCCGTCGCCGACCTGCTCGCGACCGAGCCCTTCGAATCCGACCTCGCCGAAGCCTCGGACATGGGCGCACTCGACGGACTCTAG
- a CDS encoding SDR family NAD(P)-dependent oxidoreductase, protein MTAPDWDPEALPDLTGRTYLVTGATRGLGYFASEQLVRAGARVVMTGRNPNRLVAARAAVERRVPEAATVGPTETLLLDTSNLGSVRAAAATARARWNIDGVLLNAGVVHPPRTRETTYGGNEVVFATNVLGHFALAGALLTSLSAVAGRMVWVGSIAATLSPYDPVDPQLVEGYTPWRAYAQSKVACTSLGLEADRRLRAAGVPVSSVVAHPGYSISGRTPGIHGVNEPSRWARFVDNLQGPVTQSKEEGAWPLVRALVDPTVGGGEFWGPRFTLRGRPAKQRPSKITRDPAVAERLWRFCEETSGIHWP, encoded by the coding sequence GTGACCGCGCCCGACTGGGACCCCGAAGCGCTGCCGGATCTGACCGGCCGCACCTATCTGGTGACGGGTGCGACGCGGGGCCTCGGGTACTTCGCTTCGGAGCAGCTGGTGCGCGCGGGGGCGCGGGTCGTCATGACCGGCCGCAATCCGAACCGTCTCGTCGCGGCGCGCGCCGCGGTCGAGCGTCGCGTTCCCGAGGCCGCCACCGTGGGGCCCACCGAGACGCTCCTGCTGGACACCAGCAACCTCGGATCGGTGCGCGCGGCCGCGGCGACCGCCCGTGCCCGGTGGAACATCGACGGCGTGCTGCTGAACGCCGGCGTCGTGCATCCGCCGCGAACCCGCGAGACGACGTACGGCGGCAATGAGGTCGTCTTCGCCACCAACGTGCTCGGCCACTTCGCTCTGGCAGGGGCCCTCCTGACCTCGCTGTCGGCGGTCGCGGGGCGGATGGTGTGGGTCGGCAGCATCGCGGCGACGCTCTCGCCGTATGACCCGGTCGATCCGCAGCTCGTCGAGGGCTATACGCCCTGGCGCGCCTATGCGCAGTCGAAGGTGGCGTGCACGTCTCTCGGGCTCGAGGCCGACCGGCGGCTGCGCGCGGCGGGGGTGCCGGTGTCGAGCGTCGTCGCGCACCCCGGCTACAGCATCAGCGGACGGACGCCCGGCATCCACGGGGTGAACGAGCCGTCGCGCTGGGCGCGCTTCGTCGACAACCTGCAGGGGCCCGTCACCCAGTCGAAGGAGGAGGGCGCCTGGCCGCTCGTGCGCGCCCTCGTCGACCCGACCGTGGGCGGTGGGGAGTTCTGGGGGCCGCGCTTCACGCTCCGAGGGCGGCCCGCGAAGCAGCGTCCGTCGAAGATCACCCGCGACCCCGCGGTCGCCGAGCGACTGTGGCGGTTCTGCGAGGAGACCTCGGGCATCCACTGGCCGTGA
- a CDS encoding metal-dependent transcriptional regulator, producing MASPAVDDYLKTIYHHTEWQDARMTPSQLAAVLGLAPSSVTEMVQKLAAQGLVTHRPYGPVMLTETGERRAAAIIRRHRLIETWLVQEFGYSWDEVHDEAEVLEHTVSDRLLARIDERLGHPRFDPHGDAIPDAEGRVERESFVLLSVAPAGHRGRVLRVSDRDPDLLRALEIVGVAVGHHIEVRAAARVSVDGGPPVTLPEGATSAVWLSA from the coding sequence GTGGCCTCCCCCGCCGTCGACGACTACCTGAAGACGATCTACCACCACACCGAGTGGCAGGACGCGCGGATGACGCCGTCCCAGCTCGCGGCGGTGCTGGGCCTCGCCCCCTCGAGCGTCACCGAGATGGTGCAGAAGCTCGCGGCGCAGGGACTGGTCACCCACCGCCCCTACGGGCCGGTGATGCTCACCGAGACCGGCGAGCGGCGCGCCGCCGCGATCATCCGCCGGCACCGGCTCATCGAGACCTGGCTGGTGCAGGAGTTCGGGTACAGCTGGGACGAGGTCCACGACGAGGCCGAGGTGCTGGAGCACACCGTCAGCGACCGGCTGCTCGCCCGCATCGACGAGCGACTGGGCCACCCGCGGTTCGACCCGCACGGCGATGCGATTCCCGACGCCGAGGGGCGCGTCGAGCGCGAATCCTTCGTGCTGCTCTCGGTCGCGCCCGCGGGGCACCGGGGGCGGGTGCTGCGCGTCAGCGATCGCGACCCCGATCTGCTCCGCGCTCTGGAGATCGTCGGCGTCGCGGTGGGGCACCACATCGAGGTGCGGGCGGCGGCGCGGGTGTCGGTCGACGGCGGCCCGCCGGTCACCCTGCCGGAGGGCGCGACGTCGGCGGTCTGGCTGAGCGCCTGA
- a CDS encoding ATP-binding protein, whose translation MSVDGLRVEGRADDTFLDEVHQVLDLLWSGRPEVDEEDRTLFTLAVSEIATNIVEHARAREEISVSLDVSIDDTGLRAVFADDAQPALIDLATVSMPGEDAESGRGLALALATLDELEHSGEGGNVWRLTRRLHRGS comes from the coding sequence ATGAGCGTTGACGGGCTCCGGGTCGAGGGGCGCGCCGACGACACGTTCCTCGACGAGGTGCACCAGGTGCTCGACCTGCTCTGGTCGGGCAGACCCGAGGTCGACGAAGAGGACCGCACCCTCTTCACCCTCGCCGTCAGCGAGATCGCGACGAACATCGTCGAGCACGCACGCGCCCGCGAGGAGATCTCGGTGAGCCTGGACGTGTCGATCGACGACACCGGCCTGCGCGCCGTGTTCGCCGATGACGCGCAGCCGGCACTGATCGACCTGGCGACCGTGTCGATGCCCGGCGAGGACGCCGAGTCGGGCCGCGGTCTCGCGCTGGCCCTGGCCACCCTCGACGAGCTCGAGCACTCCGGCGAGGGCGGCAACGTCTGGCGACTCACGCGCAGGTTGCATCGAGGCTCGTAG